The following are encoded in a window of Arthrobacter woluwensis genomic DNA:
- a CDS encoding Pls/PosA family non-ribosomal peptide synthetase, with product MPGGLLAPPERTLVDIFLATVEAYPEASALDDGKKSLSYAELADEVRAYARKLHRAGLGAGDKIGIRIPSGTNELYIAILAILLVGAAYVPVDADDPDERARLVFSEAKVAGILKAKGEIVVDKKRPKPFPAPRMPRPEDDSWVIFTSGSTGTPKGVAVRHRNSAAFVDAEARLFLQGEPIGTDDRVLAGLSVAFDASCEEMWLAWRHGACLVPAPRALVRTGMDLGPWLINHGITVVSTVPTLAALWPAEALENVRLLIFGGEACPPELAERLAVDEREVWNTYGPTEATVVACAAPLGGPGPVRIGLPLDGWDLAVVDAEGVPVTEGETGELIIGGVGLARYLDPTKDAEKYAPMPSLGWERAYRSGDLVRYEAEGLIFQGRADEQVKLGGRRIELGEVDAALQALPDIAGAAAAVQTTAAGNQVLVGYLVPAGDAEPDLGVLRELLGATLPAPLIPLLTTTDNLPTKTSGKVDRKALPWPLAGGSADAADAAPLNLPEDAQWIVDTWSAVLGAPATSLDADFFAHGGGSLAAAQLVSALRCRYPTVTVADIYANPRVGALVEACRASVPDGEAVEAKERLVRRTARKTQVFQTLMGVPLFILVGMRWLTYLMAVNNLLSAWGVLHAAPTVSWWWVLLSWAVFVSPLGRMGIAVVAARVLLRGVTPGVYPRSGRVHLKLWLAEQIQDAASAVSLASAPWVPYYARALGAKLGRDVILHSVPPVTGLLTVGRGANVEPEVDLSGWWVDGDTVHIGSVSIGPGATIGARSTLMPGAKVGADAIVEPGSAVTGKVKAGTTVAGSPAGRTGKAKPAWPEQGDASEGIREFSWFTAFAAASGLLACIPFVSAAVAGLVVVGALHGAASLSESLGALARSVPLASVVWFLCNALLILGTTRALAIGLVEGHHRVRSRVGWQVWATERVLDMARDLLFPIYASLFTPVWLRLLGATIGKNVEASTVLLVPSMTTVGDGAFLADDTMVASYELGGGWLKVAPAKVGKRAFLGNSGMTAAGRSVPKNSLVAVLSATPRKAKSGSSWLGSPPVRLRRVAQSTDASRTFEPPTRLKVARALWELCRVFPVLLTGYLAVGVMVLLDAIARGAGYWPAALLGGLVVLVAGAVAAASAVVAKWVLVGRIREGEHPLWSSFIWRNEVVDTFIEMAAAPWFARAAAGTPALVWWLRALGAKIGHGVWCESYWLPEADLVTLGDGSTVNRGCVVQTHLFHDRIMAIDTVTLEAGSTMGPHGVILPQASLGSGATVGPASLVMRGEAVPAGSYWMGNPVSPWRGP from the coding sequence ATGCCGGGCGGACTCCTGGCGCCCCCGGAGCGCACGCTGGTGGACATCTTCCTCGCCACGGTCGAGGCGTACCCCGAGGCCTCGGCCCTGGATGACGGAAAGAAGTCGCTCAGTTACGCCGAGCTGGCCGACGAGGTCCGCGCGTACGCCCGCAAGCTGCACCGCGCCGGACTCGGCGCCGGGGACAAGATCGGCATCCGGATCCCTTCCGGCACCAACGAGCTCTACATCGCCATCCTGGCCATCCTGCTGGTGGGCGCCGCCTACGTGCCGGTGGACGCCGACGATCCCGACGAACGCGCCCGCCTCGTGTTCAGCGAGGCCAAGGTCGCCGGCATCCTCAAGGCCAAAGGCGAGATCGTGGTGGACAAGAAGCGCCCCAAGCCCTTCCCGGCTCCTCGCATGCCGCGGCCCGAGGACGATTCCTGGGTCATCTTCACGTCCGGCTCCACCGGCACCCCGAAGGGCGTCGCCGTGCGGCACCGCAATTCGGCGGCCTTCGTGGACGCCGAGGCGCGGCTCTTCCTCCAGGGTGAGCCCATCGGCACCGACGACCGCGTGCTCGCCGGGCTCTCGGTCGCCTTCGATGCCTCCTGCGAGGAGATGTGGCTCGCCTGGCGGCACGGAGCCTGCCTCGTCCCCGCGCCGCGCGCCCTGGTCCGCACCGGCATGGACCTCGGGCCGTGGCTCATCAACCACGGCATCACCGTGGTCTCCACCGTTCCGACGCTCGCCGCGCTCTGGCCCGCCGAGGCGCTGGAGAACGTCCGTCTGCTGATCTTCGGCGGCGAGGCGTGCCCGCCCGAGCTGGCCGAGCGTCTCGCCGTGGACGAGCGCGAGGTGTGGAACACGTACGGGCCCACGGAGGCCACGGTCGTGGCCTGCGCCGCTCCCCTCGGCGGACCCGGCCCCGTGCGCATCGGTCTGCCGCTGGACGGCTGGGACCTCGCCGTCGTCGACGCCGAGGGCGTGCCGGTGACGGAAGGCGAGACCGGTGAGCTGATCATCGGCGGCGTCGGCCTGGCACGCTACCTGGACCCCACCAAGGACGCGGAGAAGTACGCGCCGATGCCCAGCCTCGGCTGGGAACGCGCCTACCGTTCGGGCGACCTGGTCCGGTATGAGGCCGAGGGCCTCATCTTCCAGGGCCGGGCGGACGAACAGGTCAAGCTCGGCGGGCGGCGCATCGAACTCGGCGAGGTCGATGCGGCCCTCCAGGCGCTTCCGGACATCGCCGGCGCCGCGGCGGCGGTGCAGACCACCGCGGCCGGGAATCAGGTCCTGGTGGGCTACCTCGTGCCGGCCGGGGACGCCGAGCCGGACCTGGGCGTCCTCCGGGAGCTGCTCGGCGCGACCCTGCCCGCACCGCTCATCCCGCTCCTGACCACCACCGACAATCTGCCGACCAAGACGAGCGGCAAGGTGGACCGCAAAGCCCTGCCATGGCCTCTGGCCGGAGGCTCGGCCGACGCCGCGGACGCGGCCCCGCTGAACCTGCCGGAGGATGCCCAGTGGATCGTGGACACCTGGAGCGCCGTGCTCGGCGCCCCGGCCACGAGCCTCGACGCCGACTTCTTCGCCCACGGCGGCGGATCCCTCGCCGCCGCGCAGCTGGTCTCAGCCCTGCGATGCCGGTACCCCACCGTCACGGTGGCCGACATCTACGCCAATCCACGGGTCGGCGCTCTCGTGGAGGCCTGCCGCGCCTCCGTCCCGGACGGCGAGGCCGTCGAGGCGAAGGAACGCCTGGTCCGCCGGACCGCCCGGAAGACCCAGGTGTTCCAGACCCTCATGGGCGTGCCGCTGTTCATCCTGGTGGGCATGCGCTGGCTGACCTACCTCATGGCCGTCAACAATCTGCTCTCCGCCTGGGGTGTCCTGCACGCGGCGCCCACCGTCTCCTGGTGGTGGGTCCTGCTGTCCTGGGCAGTCTTCGTCAGCCCCCTGGGCCGGATGGGCATCGCCGTCGTGGCGGCGCGGGTGCTCCTGCGCGGCGTCACCCCGGGCGTGTATCCCCGCTCCGGACGGGTGCACCTCAAGCTGTGGCTCGCGGAGCAGATCCAGGACGCCGCGAGCGCGGTCAGCCTGGCCAGCGCTCCCTGGGTCCCGTACTACGCCCGCGCCCTGGGCGCGAAGCTGGGCCGCGACGTGATCCTTCACTCGGTGCCGCCCGTCACCGGGCTGCTGACGGTGGGCCGCGGCGCGAACGTCGAGCCCGAAGTGGACCTGTCCGGCTGGTGGGTCGACGGCGACACCGTCCACATCGGCTCCGTCTCGATCGGCCCCGGAGCCACCATCGGCGCGCGCAGCACGCTCATGCCCGGCGCGAAGGTGGGCGCCGACGCGATCGTCGAGCCCGGCTCCGCCGTCACCGGCAAGGTCAAGGCCGGCACCACCGTGGCCGGTTCCCCCGCCGGCCGGACCGGCAAGGCGAAGCCCGCCTGGCCTGAGCAGGGGGATGCGAGTGAGGGCATCCGCGAGTTCAGCTGGTTCACCGCCTTCGCCGCGGCCTCCGGCCTGCTGGCGTGCATCCCGTTCGTCTCGGCCGCGGTGGCCGGACTCGTAGTCGTGGGCGCCCTGCACGGCGCGGCCTCGCTCTCCGAATCCCTCGGCGCGCTGGCCCGGTCCGTGCCGTTGGCCTCCGTGGTGTGGTTCCTCTGCAACGCGCTCCTGATCCTCGGGACGACCCGCGCCCTCGCGATCGGCCTCGTGGAAGGTCATCACCGGGTGCGCAGCCGGGTCGGCTGGCAGGTCTGGGCCACCGAGCGCGTCCTGGACATGGCCCGCGATCTCCTCTTCCCGATCTACGCCAGCCTCTTCACCCCGGTCTGGCTGAGGCTGCTGGGCGCCACGATCGGCAAAAACGTGGAGGCCTCCACCGTCCTGCTGGTGCCGAGCATGACCACCGTGGGCGACGGCGCGTTCCTGGCCGACGACACGATGGTCGCCTCCTACGAGCTCGGCGGCGGCTGGCTCAAGGTGGCTCCCGCGAAGGTGGGCAAGCGGGCCTTCCTCGGCAACTCCGGGATGACCGCGGCCGGCCGCAGCGTGCCGAAGAACTCTCTTGTCGCGGTCCTCTCGGCCACGCCGCGCAAGGCCAAGTCGGGCAGCTCGTGGCTCGGCAGTCCCCCGGTCCGGCTGCGGCGTGTGGCACAGAGCACCGATGCGAGCCGCACCTTCGAACCACCCACCCGCCTCAAGGTGGCACGGGCCCTCTGGGAACTGTGCCGCGTCTTCCCCGTCCTGCTGACGGGCTACCTCGCGGTAGGCGTCATGGTCCTCCTCGACGCCATCGCCCGCGGCGCCGGCTACTGGCCGGCCGCCCTCCTGGGGGGTCTCGTGGTCCTGGTCGCCGGAGCGGTCGCGGCCGCGAGCGCCGTCGTCGCCAAGTGGGTCCTGGTGGGACGGATCCGCGAAGGCGAGCACCCGCTCTGGAGCTCGTTCATCTGGCGGAACGAGGTGGTGGACACGTTCATCGAGATGGCGGCCGCCCCGTGGTTCGCGCGGGCCGCGGCGGGCACTCCAGCCCTGGTGTGGTGGCTTCGGGCGCTCGGCGCGAAGATCGGTCACGGCGTCTGGTGCGAGAGCTACTGGCTCCCGGAAGCGGACCTGGTGACCCTGGGCGACGGTTCCACCGTGAACCGCGGCTGCGTGGTGCAGACTCACCTCTTCCACGACCGCATCATGGCGATCGATACCGTAACGTTGGAGGCTGGTTCCACCATGGGGCCGCACGGCGTGATCCTGCCCCAGGCATCCCTGGGCAGCGGGGCCACGGTCGGCCCCGCGTCGCTCGTGATGCGGGGCGAAGCGGTTCCGGCCGGGAGTTACTGGATGGGTAATCCGGTCAGCCCCTGGCGCGGACCGTAG
- a CDS encoding 4'-phosphopantetheinyl transferase family protein, which yields MRVITWLGSLDDAARDVGLPPLDDAERNRARAFTSAAAGVRFGTLRRIQRKLLADALGIDPRRFASAYECPDCGPAAGHGRPGYVVVERVPADSQPGSAVSRGPAGTSHLDSDHTANAHTAAPGSARPQRLTDVGLSASRAGEWGAVVVVTEVEPGFRIGLDLTLHREIFDGFDDVALDGRERDWLRMQEPGERNAERAALWAAKEAVAKRDGHGLRKDPAGIPVLSAPGSGTSGTPPGGAIGYAPGVVQLATRAEGLPPHVLTAAVPAAAEGAFRTAMA from the coding sequence ATGCGCGTGATCACCTGGCTGGGCTCCCTGGACGACGCCGCGCGCGACGTCGGCCTTCCGCCCCTCGACGACGCCGAACGTAACCGGGCGCGCGCCTTCACCTCGGCTGCTGCGGGGGTGCGCTTCGGCACGCTGCGGCGGATCCAGCGCAAGCTTCTGGCGGACGCCCTCGGAATCGATCCGCGACGATTCGCGAGTGCCTACGAGTGCCCGGACTGCGGCCCGGCGGCGGGTCACGGCAGGCCGGGATACGTGGTCGTGGAGCGGGTCCCGGCGGACTCTCAGCCCGGGAGCGCGGTAAGCCGGGGTCCCGCCGGCACGAGCCACCTCGACTCTGACCACACCGCCAACGCCCACACCGCCGCCCCCGGCTCCGCGAGGCCGCAGCGGCTGACCGACGTCGGGCTGTCCGCCAGCCGCGCGGGGGAGTGGGGCGCCGTCGTCGTCGTGACGGAGGTGGAGCCGGGCTTCCGGATCGGTCTGGACCTCACCCTGCACCGCGAGATCTTCGACGGCTTCGACGACGTCGCCCTCGACGGACGGGAACGCGACTGGCTCCGGATGCAGGAACCCGGGGAACGGAACGCCGAACGGGCTGCGCTCTGGGCCGCCAAGGAAGCCGTGGCCAAGCGCGACGGTCACGGTCTGAGGAAGGACCCGGCAGGGATCCCCGTCCTGTCCGCGCCCGGAAGCGGCACCAGCGGAACGCCCCCGGGAGGCGCGATAGGCTACGCGCCCGGAGTGGTGCAGCTTGCAACACGTGCGGAGGGGCTGCCTCCGCACGTGCTCACGGCCGCGGTGCCGGCAGCGGCGGAAGGTGCTTTTCGTACAGCCATGGCTTGA
- the ppk2 gene encoding polyphosphate kinase 2, producing the protein MSILNHSLTGIQPPLGYSVLDNDDDDPVLLDAQGVPLDTWREGYPYSERLERPRYELEKRLLQIELLKLQKWIKGNGRRLLLVFEGRDAAGKGGTIKRFTEHLNPRGARVVALEKPSSTEQSQWYFQRYVKHLPAAGEMVLFDRSWYNRAGVERVMGFCTDEQYQVFLRQVPLFEELLVQDGIDVVKFWFSVSRSEQLTRFTIRQVDPVRQWKLSPMDLASLDKWDSYTEAKEAMFLATDTDHAPWTVVKSNDKKRARLEAMRHVLNLFDYDGKDPDLATAPDPLIVGPASRIFEDGEHPSS; encoded by the coding sequence ATGAGCATCCTGAACCACTCGCTCACGGGGATCCAGCCGCCGCTCGGCTACTCCGTGCTGGACAACGATGACGACGATCCGGTCCTGTTGGACGCCCAGGGCGTGCCCCTCGACACGTGGCGTGAAGGCTACCCCTACAGCGAGCGGCTGGAGCGGCCCCGGTACGAGCTGGAGAAGCGTCTCCTGCAGATCGAACTCCTGAAGCTGCAGAAATGGATCAAGGGGAACGGCCGCCGGCTGCTCCTCGTGTTCGAGGGCCGGGACGCCGCCGGCAAGGGTGGCACCATCAAGCGCTTCACGGAGCACCTGAACCCCCGCGGCGCCCGGGTGGTGGCGCTCGAGAAGCCCAGCAGCACCGAGCAGAGCCAGTGGTACTTCCAGCGCTACGTGAAGCACCTGCCCGCGGCCGGGGAGATGGTCCTCTTCGACCGCTCCTGGTACAACCGGGCGGGGGTCGAGCGGGTGATGGGTTTCTGCACCGATGAGCAGTATCAGGTGTTCCTGCGCCAGGTGCCGCTGTTCGAGGAGCTCCTGGTCCAGGACGGCATCGATGTGGTGAAGTTTTGGTTCTCGGTGTCACGCTCGGAGCAGCTGACGCGGTTCACCATCCGCCAGGTCGACCCGGTCCGTCAGTGGAAGCTCTCCCCCATGGATCTGGCGTCCCTCGACAAATGGGATTCCTACACGGAGGCCAAGGAGGCGATGTTCCTGGCGACGGACACCGACCACGCCCCGTGGACCGTCGTCAAGAGCAACGACAAGAAGCGCGCCCGCCTCGAGGCCATGCGCCACGTGCTGAACCTGTTCGACTACGACGGCAAGGACCCCGACCTCGCCACCGCCCCGGACCCGCTGATCGTAGGCCCGGCCTCGAGGATCTTCGAAGACGGAGAGCACCCGTCGAGCTAG
- a CDS encoding M1 family metallopeptidase, which translates to MSEHHGKKHPASTIPDPYTPGHGSADYSVRHYDLELDCRLASNRLQGVAILRGRANVKLSQISLDLAGLKPTKIQLNGSRVAKFAQRGEKLVVNAPHSIPKGEDFLLEVRYEGNPRPRRGTWGEVGWEELRDGVLVAGQPDGAPSWFPCNDHPSQKASYRFTVTTDAGYRVVCNGRLVEHRRKSSRETWVFEQKEPMASYLATLQIGRYTTFDVDGAPGAVPVHVAVPPSLRGQAETGLARQRDMMDLFEDRFGPYPFGEYTVVVTEDELEIPLEAQALSIIGRNHLATEWEAQRLVAHELSHQWFGNSLTVGSWKDIWLHEGFACYAEWLWSEASGTLSTQLRVLAAWRKLADQAQDLVIGDPGPEDMFDDRVYKRGALALHVLRTAMGDEQFFTLLREWTREHRHATVTPQALFALADSLAPGLDAAALLKPWLYEKHLPPLPAPRP; encoded by the coding sequence ATGTCTGAGCACCACGGCAAGAAGCACCCCGCCTCCACGATCCCGGACCCGTACACCCCCGGGCACGGGAGCGCGGACTACAGCGTCCGGCACTATGATCTGGAGCTCGACTGCCGCCTGGCGAGCAACCGGCTGCAGGGCGTGGCGATCCTCCGGGGGCGCGCGAACGTGAAGCTCTCCCAGATCTCGCTGGATCTCGCCGGTCTCAAGCCGACCAAGATCCAGCTCAACGGCTCACGGGTGGCGAAGTTCGCCCAGCGCGGCGAGAAGCTCGTCGTCAACGCCCCGCACAGCATCCCGAAGGGCGAGGACTTCCTCCTGGAGGTGCGCTACGAGGGCAATCCGCGGCCGCGCCGTGGCACCTGGGGTGAGGTCGGCTGGGAAGAGCTGCGCGACGGCGTGCTGGTCGCCGGGCAGCCGGACGGGGCGCCGTCGTGGTTCCCGTGCAATGACCACCCGAGCCAGAAGGCCTCCTACCGCTTCACCGTGACGACCGACGCCGGCTACCGCGTGGTGTGCAACGGCCGCCTCGTGGAGCACCGCCGGAAGTCCAGCCGCGAGACCTGGGTGTTCGAGCAGAAGGAGCCGATGGCCTCCTACCTGGCGACGCTCCAGATCGGGCGGTACACCACGTTCGACGTCGACGGCGCCCCGGGCGCGGTCCCGGTCCACGTCGCGGTGCCGCCGTCGCTCCGCGGGCAGGCCGAGACGGGGCTGGCCCGTCAGCGCGACATGATGGACCTCTTCGAGGACCGCTTCGGCCCGTACCCCTTCGGCGAGTACACCGTCGTGGTCACGGAGGACGAGCTGGAGATCCCCCTCGAGGCGCAGGCGCTGTCGATCATCGGGCGCAACCACCTCGCCACCGAGTGGGAGGCCCAGCGCCTGGTGGCCCACGAGCTGAGCCACCAGTGGTTCGGCAACTCTCTGACCGTCGGCAGCTGGAAGGACATCTGGCTGCACGAAGGGTTCGCCTGCTACGCCGAATGGCTCTGGAGCGAGGCCAGTGGCACGCTCAGCACCCAGTTGCGGGTGCTCGCGGCCTGGCGCAAACTCGCGGACCAGGCCCAGGATCTCGTGATCGGCGATCCCGGCCCCGAGGACATGTTCGATGACCGGGTGTACAAGCGGGGCGCCCTGGCCCTCCACGTGCTGCGGACGGCCATGGGCGACGAGCAGTTCTTCACCCTCCTGCGGGAGTGGACCCGTGAACACCGCCACGCCACGGTCACGCCTCAGGCGCTGTTCGCCCTCGCGGATTCGCTGGCGCCGGGGCTCGACGCGGCCGCGCTGCTCAAGCCATGGCTGTACGAAAAGCACCTTCCGCCGCTGCCGGCACCGCGGCCGTGA
- a CDS encoding ASCH domain-containing protein has product MSAIDPAWPVSEYAFPGPLRDQLVAALLDGTKTSTSSLLLEYSANEPLPRAGDRAVVVDSAGTPVAVETVTTVEVCRLAAVTLEHALAEGEGFESVDEWRSAHEGFWHSDEFRDSLGDPGFHVTDETEVVCVRMSVQTL; this is encoded by the coding sequence ATGAGTGCAATCGACCCCGCCTGGCCCGTTTCCGAGTATGCATTCCCGGGCCCTCTGCGGGATCAGCTCGTGGCAGCCCTGCTCGACGGGACGAAGACGTCCACGTCCTCGCTGCTTCTCGAATACTCCGCGAACGAGCCGCTGCCGCGCGCGGGCGACCGGGCCGTCGTCGTCGATTCAGCCGGTACGCCGGTCGCCGTGGAGACGGTGACCACGGTGGAGGTATGCCGACTTGCTGCGGTGACTTTGGAGCATGCCCTGGCCGAGGGCGAGGGCTTCGAGTCGGTCGACGAGTGGCGCTCCGCCCATGAGGGGTTCTGGCACTCCGACGAGTTCCGCGATTCCCTTGGGGACCCAGGATTCCACGTCACCGACGAGACCGAGGTCGTTTGCGTGAGGATGAGCGTCCAAACGCTTTAA
- the pheT gene encoding phenylalanine--tRNA ligase subunit beta, with protein sequence MRIPLSWLREYTELPAGASSEDLMADLVRVGFEEEDVHRPADSISGPVVVGQVLSLVKEPQSNGKTINWCQVRVVPEGQEQTLEGKGIEPSGIQGIVCGAHNFVEGDKVVVTLPGAVLPGDFHISPRKTYGHVSAGMIASARELRLGDEHDGIIVLSTLGLDPELGTDALELFGLKDEAAEINVTPDRSYAFSIRGVAREYAHATGTAFTDPASKVSVPAALGEGYPVTLSDQAPIYGVPGCDRFVARVVRGVDASRPTPQWMVSRLRLAGIRSISLPVDISNYVMLELGQPNHCYDLDTLEGGIVVRRALPGERIVTLDEKDRALDAEDLVIADDSGAIGIAGVMGGARTEVSAGTKDILVEAAHFDTISIARARRRHKLPSEASKRFERGVDWYLAPVAAQRVVDLLVELAGGTADDAGTDVGTAPETVTIFLPSGFVSARIGVEYTTEQIVSSLTDLGATVTETEGGWTVTAPSWRNDLETKEDLSEEIARLVGYDKIPATLPVAPPGRGLSRVQKQRRRVMQALADSGLVEVLAYPFVSKTSNDVFGTPEAGAAVQAVKLANPLSEEFGWLRTSVLPGLIETAKRNISRGFRDLALYEAGLVFLPEGGLGTPGIPPLGAKPSDEVLEGLYQGIPAQPQHIAGVFTGKDSPAAPGHAPRAWDWADAVDAARLVADVLGVEVVVEQGAHQAFHPGRTAVLRLRSGELVGYAGELHPKLVKSLDLPARTVAFEIDADVLFDAAADVVVAKPISTFPVATQDVALIVDGDQPAAAVQDALREGAGELLEDVALFDVYIGTGIPEGKKSLAFGLRFRADDRTLTADEASGARAAAVALAAERFGAVQR encoded by the coding sequence GTGCGCATTCCACTTTCCTGGCTCCGTGAGTACACGGAGCTTCCTGCAGGCGCGTCCTCCGAGGACCTGATGGCGGACCTGGTCCGCGTCGGTTTCGAAGAGGAGGATGTGCACCGTCCGGCCGACTCGATCTCCGGTCCCGTCGTGGTGGGCCAGGTCCTGTCCCTCGTCAAGGAACCGCAGTCCAACGGCAAGACCATCAACTGGTGCCAGGTCCGTGTGGTCCCGGAAGGCCAGGAGCAGACGCTGGAAGGCAAGGGCATCGAGCCCTCGGGCATCCAGGGCATCGTCTGCGGCGCCCACAACTTCGTGGAGGGTGACAAGGTGGTGGTGACCCTTCCGGGCGCCGTCCTGCCGGGTGACTTCCACATCTCGCCGCGTAAGACCTACGGGCACGTCTCCGCCGGCATGATCGCCTCCGCCCGTGAACTCCGACTGGGCGACGAGCACGACGGGATCATCGTGCTGTCCACGCTCGGTCTGGACCCGGAACTCGGCACCGACGCCCTGGAGCTCTTCGGGCTGAAGGACGAGGCCGCCGAGATCAACGTGACTCCCGATCGAAGCTACGCCTTCAGCATCCGGGGTGTGGCCCGTGAGTACGCTCATGCCACTGGCACCGCCTTCACCGACCCGGCTTCGAAGGTCTCCGTGCCGGCCGCGCTGGGCGAGGGTTACCCGGTCACGCTGTCCGACCAGGCCCCCATCTACGGGGTTCCCGGCTGTGACCGCTTCGTGGCCCGCGTGGTCCGCGGCGTGGACGCGAGCCGTCCCACGCCGCAGTGGATGGTCTCCCGGCTGCGCCTCGCGGGCATCCGCTCCATCAGCCTGCCGGTCGACATCTCCAACTACGTCATGCTGGAACTCGGACAGCCGAACCACTGCTATGACCTGGACACCCTCGAGGGCGGCATCGTCGTCCGCCGTGCCCTTCCGGGCGAGCGGATCGTCACCCTGGATGAGAAGGACCGCGCGCTCGACGCCGAGGACCTGGTCATCGCGGACGATTCCGGTGCGATCGGTATCGCCGGTGTCATGGGCGGGGCCCGCACCGAGGTGTCCGCGGGCACCAAGGACATCCTGGTGGAAGCCGCTCACTTCGACACGATCTCGATCGCGCGGGCCCGTCGCCGTCACAAGCTGCCGAGCGAAGCGTCCAAGCGGTTCGAGCGCGGCGTCGACTGGTACCTGGCTCCTGTGGCCGCGCAGCGCGTGGTGGATCTGCTCGTGGAACTCGCCGGTGGGACCGCCGACGACGCCGGCACTGATGTCGGCACGGCGCCGGAGACGGTGACCATCTTCCTGCCGTCCGGTTTCGTGTCCGCACGGATCGGTGTGGAGTACACGACCGAGCAGATCGTCAGCAGCCTGACGGACCTCGGCGCGACCGTGACCGAAACCGAAGGCGGCTGGACCGTCACCGCTCCGAGCTGGCGCAACGATCTGGAGACCAAAGAGGACCTCTCCGAGGAGATCGCCCGCCTGGTCGGCTACGACAAGATCCCTGCCACCCTCCCGGTGGCGCCTCCCGGCCGCGGCCTGAGCCGTGTCCAGAAGCAGCGCCGCCGCGTGATGCAGGCCCTCGCCGACTCCGGTCTGGTCGAGGTCCTCGCTTACCCGTTCGTCTCGAAGACGTCCAACGACGTGTTCGGCACGCCCGAGGCCGGCGCCGCGGTGCAGGCCGTCAAGCTCGCCAACCCGCTGAGCGAGGAGTTCGGCTGGCTGCGGACCTCCGTGCTCCCTGGTCTGATCGAAACCGCCAAGCGCAATATCTCGCGTGGTTTCCGTGACCTGGCGCTGTACGAAGCAGGTCTGGTGTTCCTGCCGGAGGGCGGGCTGGGCACCCCGGGCATCCCGCCGCTGGGCGCCAAGCCTTCCGACGAGGTGCTGGAGGGCCTGTACCAGGGCATCCCCGCGCAGCCACAGCACATCGCCGGCGTCTTCACCGGCAAGGACAGCCCGGCAGCGCCCGGTCACGCGCCCCGTGCGTGGGACTGGGCCGACGCGGTCGACGCCGCACGGCTCGTGGCCGATGTCCTCGGCGTCGAGGTCGTGGTGGAGCAGGGCGCGCACCAGGCGTTCCATCCTGGCCGCACTGCCGTCCTGCGTCTGCGGTCCGGTGAGCTCGTCGGCTACGCGGGTGAGCTTCACCCCAAGCTGGTGAAGTCGCTCGACCTGCCGGCCCGTACGGTCGCGTTCGAGATCGATGCCGATGTCCTCTTCGACGCGGCGGCCGACGTCGTCGTGGCGAAGCCCATCTCCACCTTCCCGGTGGCGACACAGGACGTGGCGCTGATCGTCGACGGCGATCAGCCGGCCGCCGCTGTTCAGGACGCGCTGCGTGAAGGGGCCGGAGAACTCCTGGAGGATGTCGCGCTGTTCGACGTGTACATCGGCACCGGGATTCCGGAGGGCAAGAAGTCCCTGGCCTTCGGCCTGCGGTTCCGTGCGGACGACCGCACGCTGACCGCGGACGAGGCCTCCGGGGCCCGCGCGGCGGCTGTCGCGCTCGCGGCGGAGCGCTTCGGAGCCGTCCAGCGCTGA